From Spirosoma aerolatum, one genomic window encodes:
- a CDS encoding glutamine synthetase III family protein yields MSNFRFKALEMAQNRQAMLVTAPTERVGDFFGSYTFNNEVMRSLLSPEAYLKVTEAINTNGQIDRAIADEVAGAMKSWATSKGATHYTHWFQPLTGETAEKHDAFFDVGSDGKAIEKFKGSALVQQEPDASSFPSGGLRNTFEARGYTGWDPSSPAFLMDNGAGGKTLCIPSVFISYTGEALDYKTPLLKALNALDKAATAVCQYFDRNITKVTPTLGPEQEYFVVDRALFYARPDLVLAGRTVFGHQPARGQQLEDHYFGSIPPRVNAFMVDFEFESMKLGMPVRTRHNEVAPGQFEVAPTFEEVNLSIDHNALLMDLMEKIAEKHNLKVLFHEKPFAGINGSGKHNNWSMGTNTGVNLLAPSTKPKETLRFLTFLVNVIKAVHDNADLLRASIASAGNEHRLGANEAPPAIMSVFLGETLTQALTDLETKSEVTINKGDNVYYKLGLNRIPSLMRDNTDRNRTSPFAFTGNKFEFRAVGSSANSASTMTVLNAIVADQLNKFKTDLDGRLARNEKKELAIVDILKEYYANSKRILFEGNGYSDEWVEEAAKRGLSNIKSSPEALAIYVQPESLSLFERTGVMNHAEVESRYEIELEKYIKNVQIESRVMGDLAMNHVVSTALKYQNKLAETARNLVELGMSAEAEPIKDILREISTRVLVIKKGVEAMIDSRKKANNVSDTVERARLYATEVKDHFEIIRYEVDKLEEIVDDEDWPLVKYRELLFVK; encoded by the coding sequence ATGTCCAATTTTCGCTTTAAAGCGCTTGAAATGGCCCAGAATCGTCAGGCGATGCTCGTAACAGCACCTACTGAGCGTGTCGGCGACTTTTTTGGCAGTTATACGTTTAATAATGAAGTTATGCGGTCGCTGCTGTCGCCCGAAGCATACCTGAAAGTTACTGAGGCCATCAACACCAATGGCCAGATCGACCGGGCTATTGCCGACGAAGTAGCCGGAGCCATGAAATCGTGGGCTACCTCAAAAGGTGCTACACACTATACCCACTGGTTTCAGCCGCTGACTGGCGAAACAGCCGAAAAGCACGACGCGTTTTTTGATGTCGGCTCGGATGGAAAAGCCATCGAGAAATTTAAAGGGAGTGCCTTAGTTCAGCAGGAGCCCGATGCCTCATCGTTTCCAAGTGGTGGACTGCGTAATACCTTCGAAGCCCGTGGTTATACCGGATGGGACCCTAGTTCGCCCGCTTTCCTGATGGACAATGGGGCAGGTGGCAAAACACTCTGTATTCCATCGGTATTTATATCGTACACCGGCGAAGCGCTTGATTACAAAACGCCTTTACTGAAAGCACTGAATGCGCTGGATAAGGCAGCGACGGCTGTTTGCCAGTATTTCGATCGCAACATTACCAAAGTGACGCCTACCCTGGGGCCTGAGCAGGAATATTTTGTGGTCGACCGGGCGCTGTTCTACGCTCGCCCTGATCTGGTGTTGGCGGGTCGTACTGTATTCGGGCACCAACCGGCACGCGGGCAGCAGTTAGAAGATCATTATTTTGGCTCAATCCCCCCCCGTGTCAATGCCTTTATGGTCGACTTTGAGTTTGAGTCGATGAAGCTCGGCATGCCGGTCAGAACGCGACACAACGAAGTAGCGCCAGGGCAATTTGAAGTAGCGCCGACCTTTGAGGAAGTCAATTTGTCCATCGATCATAACGCGCTGCTCATGGACCTGATGGAAAAAATAGCTGAAAAGCATAACCTGAAAGTCCTTTTCCACGAAAAACCGTTTGCCGGAATCAACGGGAGTGGCAAGCACAACAACTGGTCGATGGGAACTAATACGGGTGTTAACCTGCTGGCTCCCAGTACGAAACCTAAGGAGACGCTTCGTTTTCTGACGTTTCTGGTCAATGTTATCAAAGCCGTTCACGACAACGCCGATCTGCTGAGGGCCAGCATTGCATCAGCTGGTAACGAACATCGTTTGGGCGCTAATGAGGCACCGCCTGCTATCATGTCGGTCTTTTTAGGAGAAACGCTCACCCAGGCGTTAACCGATCTGGAAACCAAGTCGGAGGTGACGATCAACAAAGGCGATAATGTGTATTACAAACTGGGCCTGAATCGGATTCCAAGCTTAATGCGCGATAACACCGATCGAAATCGAACATCGCCGTTTGCCTTTACGGGTAATAAGTTTGAGTTCCGGGCCGTAGGGAGTTCGGCCAACTCGGCTTCAACCATGACCGTGTTAAATGCCATTGTTGCTGATCAGCTAAACAAGTTTAAAACCGATCTCGACGGTCGGCTGGCACGAAACGAAAAGAAAGAACTGGCCATTGTCGATATTCTGAAAGAGTATTACGCGAACTCAAAACGGATTCTGTTTGAGGGAAATGGCTATTCGGACGAGTGGGTAGAGGAAGCGGCCAAACGTGGTTTATCGAACATTAAATCGTCGCCCGAAGCATTGGCCATTTACGTGCAACCCGAATCGCTGTCCTTATTTGAACGGACGGGAGTTATGAACCATGCCGAAGTAGAATCACGCTACGAGATCGAACTGGAGAAGTATATCAAAAACGTACAGATCGAATCGCGGGTGATGGGCGATCTGGCTATGAACCACGTTGTATCCACGGCCTTGAAATATCAGAATAAACTGGCCGAAACCGCCCGGAATCTGGTCGAACTGGGAATGAGTGCCGAAGCCGAACCGATCAAGGATATACTGCGTGAAATTTCGACTCGAGTACTGGTCATCAAAAAAGGGGTCGAAGCTATGATCGATTCGCGGAAGAAAGCGAACAACGTGAGCGATACGGTTGAACGGGCACGCCTGTATGCTACGGAAGTGAAGGACCATTTCGAGATCATTCGCTATGAAGTAGACAAGCTCGAAGAAATCGTCGACGATGAAGACTGGCCACTGGTAAAATACCGGGAGTTGCTGTTTGTGAAATAG
- a CDS encoding carbonic anhydrase, whose product MTSYQQIFENNQKWIAEKTRTDSDFFKTLAENQQPDYLYIGCSDSRVTAEDMMGIKPGEAFVHRNVANLVNNIDLNVMSVIEYAVQHLKVKHIIVCGHYNCGGVKAAMQPKDLGTLNPWLRNIRDVYRAHQDELDLITDEPARYDRLVELNVQEQCVNVIKTAAVQLSYFEHGYPEVHGWVFDLRTGRIKDLELDFPEILHNIQKIYNLTDKPWY is encoded by the coding sequence ATGACAAGCTACCAGCAGATTTTTGAGAATAACCAGAAATGGATTGCGGAGAAAACCCGTACTGACAGCGATTTTTTTAAAACACTGGCTGAAAATCAACAACCTGACTACCTGTACATTGGTTGTTCCGACAGTCGGGTAACCGCCGAAGACATGATGGGTATTAAGCCTGGAGAAGCTTTTGTTCATCGTAACGTTGCCAATCTGGTCAACAACATTGACCTGAACGTTATGTCCGTAATCGAATATGCGGTGCAGCATCTGAAAGTAAAACACATTATTGTATGCGGACATTACAATTGCGGGGGCGTCAAAGCAGCTATGCAGCCTAAAGATCTGGGAACGCTGAACCCCTGGCTACGTAACATTCGGGATGTGTACCGTGCCCATCAGGACGAGCTTGACCTTATCACGGACGAACCTGCCCGGTATGACCGACTTGTTGAGCTAAATGTGCAGGAACAATGTGTGAACGTTATCAAAACGGCCGCTGTGCAGCTCTCCTATTTCGAACATGGTTACCCAGAAGTACACGGCTGGGTGTTTGACCTCCGAACAGGCCGTATTAAAGACCTTGAACTGGATTTCCCGGAAATACTCCATAACATCCAGAAGATCTATAACCTAACCGACAAACCCTGGTATTAG